A window of bacterium genomic DNA:
AGGAGCATCGGGAACTCGCACGCGTGGCCCGTGCCTTCCTGAATTCCCACGAGGCGCGGGCGGAATCCCGAGCCCTGCTCGAGGAGCCTGGCGAGCGCTTGCCCAGCTTCTGGAAGGAGATGGCCGAACTGGGATGGATGGGGCTTCACATCGACGAGGCCCTGGGCGGCCAGGGTTTCGGGCTCCCCGAACTCTCGATCGTCCTCGAAGAGTTGGGCTTCGCGATGGCCCCCGGTCCCTTTTTGCCCACCACGCTTGCTGCAGCGCTGCTCGGCGAGTGCGGCAGCGAATCCGCACGCGGCGCCTTCCTTCCCGGGCTGGCGGATGGTTCCCTGGTGGGAGCTGTCGGGCTGGGTGGGGATCTCACGTTCGGCGCGGAAGGAAGGCTCGCGGGATCAGCCGGGTTGGTGTTAGGCGCTGAACTCGCAGGGCTTCTCCTGGTTTGCGTTGGCGATGACGTAGCGCTCCTGGAACCGGACCAATCCGGCGTGAGCATCGAGTACCGAAAGAACCTCGATCCCAGTCGGCGGGCGGCTGCGGTCGACTGCGATGCCGTGCAGGTTCCTCCCGCGAATGTGCTGCTCGGGGCCCGGCTTGCCCTGGAGCGGCTGGCCCGAACGCTTTCAGCCGCCGAAGCCGCGGGCGGTGCTCGGGCGTGCATGGAGATGGCGACCGAATACGCAAAGGTGCGCGTGCAGTTCGGCCGTCCGATCGGCACCTTCGGCCCGGTCAAGCACCACTGCACGAACATGCTGGTCGCCACCGAGCAGGCGACCGCGGGCGCGTGGGGAGCGGCGCGCGCCGACCTGGACGACGAGCAGGCCGAGCTTGCAGCAGCGGTCGCCAACTGTCTGGCACTGCCTGCCTTCGTGTTCTGCGCGAAGCAGAACATCCAGGTGCACGGCGGTATCGGCTACACCTGGGAACACGACGCCCACCTCTATCTCCGCCGTGGGGTCGCGCTAGAGGCGCTGATGGGACCCGTCGATCGAGCGCGCGAAGACGTCGTCCGGCTGATGGGGCGGGGCGTCCGCACCAAGGCCACGATCGAGTTGCCCCCGGAAGCCGACGCTTTCCGCGACGAGGTTCGGACCTTTGTCGATTCGTACAGGAAACTCCCCGAAGAAGACAAGCGAAAGGCGATCAGCGACAGCGGCTACCTCATGCCCCATTGGCCGAGGCCGTGGGGTCGCGACGCGGGGCCGATCGAGCAACTCGTGATCGAGCAGGAGTTCGCGGGCGTGCGGCGTCCGGACATGGGAATCAGCGGCTGGAACACATTGACCATCGCGCAACACGGAAGCCCCGAGCAGGTGGAGCGATTCGTGCGGCCCAGCATGGAGGGAGAGATCGAGTTCTGTCAGCTCTTCAGCGAACCCGGTGCGGGGTCGGACGCTGCGGCGGTGCAGACGCGGGGTGTGAAGGTCGACGGCGGCTGGCGCGTCTCGGGCCAGAAGGTCTGGACCAGCGGTGCTCACCTGTGCAACCGCGGCTTCGCGACGGTTCGCACCAACCCCGACGCCGCCAAACACCAGGGCATCAGCATGATGGTGATCGACATGCACGCGGAAGGCGTGGAAGTGCGGCCGCTGCGCCAGATCACCGGCCACTCTCACTTCAACGAAGTGTTCTTCGATCAGGTCTTCGTGCCGGACGAAGACGTGGTCGGGCCCGTCGACCAGGGATGGGTGGTGGCGCGAAGCACACTGGGCAATGAGCGGGTGTCGCTGGGCGGAGGAACGGACGGCGGAATGGCGGGCGGCCCCGACCTCATCGCACTCCAGCAGAAGTTTGCAGGCGAAGACCCGGGAACCGCCCGGGAAGTCGGCGCGGCGCAGGCGGAGACCGAGTCGATCGGCCTCATGAACCTGCGTGGCGTGATTCGGGCGGTCGAGGGCTCGGAGCCTGGCGCTGAGGCCAACGTCACCAAGCTGTTGGGCTCCGAAGTCGTCCAACGCAAGGGCGCGCTGGCCGCACGCATCGCCGGACCGCTGAGCGCCGTGAGAGAAGGCGAAGAAAAGCGCCTGGGAACCTGGCTGATGGCAACGTTGGGCGCGACGATCGGCGGTGGGACCTCCGAGATCCTGCGCAATCAGATCGCCGAGCGGCTACTCGACTTGCCCCGGGATCCCCTGATCAAGTAGGCGCGCACAGCTTCGGCGGATTCTTCGGGAAGCACCGGTTTTGATTCGGTGGCGGGGTGACTCGCTACGCTCTCCTCAGCGTTCGCTTTCATCCTTGACGAGCGCTCCGCGCCCCTCGGGCTTGCCCACCCGGACGAAACCCTCGCCGAACGGTTCGTCGCGTCTGCGCAAAGTCTCTTTGAGACCGTGTTCCTTGATGCTGCTCCCGTAGTCGCGGACCGCCTGAGAACGATGCGCGCGGGCATCGTTTTCACCGGCAAGCCTTTGAAGCGTCTGGGCTCCCATCAGTTCGAGCGAGAGATTGGTGATGCGCTTGTTGGCCGCGAGGAGGTCGGGATCGATCAAGCTGAAGCGGTCGGCAAGGCCCTCCACCTCGTCTTCGAGAACATCCGCTGGCACGGCCTTCAGGACAAGGCCGATCTTCTCGGCATCCGCTCCCGATACGAGATCGCCCGTCAGTTGGAGTCGCTTCGCCCACTGCGGCCCGCAGTGGTACATCCAGAGATTGCTGGGCAGGGTGCCCATGGTGCGAGCCGCGGGGAAGCCAATCCGGGCGTCGTCCGCCGCAATCACGATGTCACACGCCATTGCCAGATCGGTTCCTCCCGCCAGGCAGTTTCCGTGGACCTGCGCGATGGAGGGCTTGTGCATCTCCCAGAGCACGCGGATGCGCCTGCTATTCCGCTCGATCAGCCAGATGTCGTCGTCGTGGCTGCGGCCAGTGCGATACCCGGGCCGCTTCTCTCGCCCGAGGGCGGTCAGGTCGTAGCCCGAGCAGAATGAGGCGCCTTCTCCTCTCAACACCACGCTGTGTACTGCGCAGTCGTCGTCCGCCTCCCAGAGTGCGTGCTCCAACTCCTCGAGGAGAAGTGGCGTCATCGCGTTGTGCTTGTCGGGGCGCGCCAGGGTGATGCGCGCCCGACCGTCCTCGACTTCGTACCGGATCTGCTCGTATTCCGTCTTCTCGTCCACGCTCATGCGTTCCTCCGATGCTCGCGCGGCACCGCTTATGCGTTCTGGTTCACCCGATAGCGAATGGGCAGCTTCTTCAGACCCACGACGAAGCTGGATTGAATCTGCTCCGGTGTCCCAGCGAGTTCGAGCGAGTCGATTCTGCGCACGAGTTCGTTCAGTAGTGCGCCCTGTGACGCGCGGGCCAGATGGGAGCCAATGCAGAAATGCTCGCCGATTCCGAAGCCGAGATGCGGATTCGGGTCACGGTCGATGCGAAAGCTGAACGGGTCTTCGAAGATCGACTCATCGCGATTCGCCGAACCGTAGAAGAGAACCAGGTTGTCCCCCTTGCGCAGCTTCTGCCCGTGGAATTCGAGATCCTTTGCCACCACCCGCTTCATGTAGTTGACGGGTGAGGTCCAACGCACAATCTCCTCGACGGCGCTGGGAATCAGCTCGGGATTGCGCTTGAGCTTCTGGAACTCGTCGGGGTGTTCCGCCAGGGCACAGAGGCCACCGGCCAGGGCGTTCTTGGTGGTGTCATGTCCGGCCGAGAACGTGATCAGGTAGTAACCGAGGGTTTCCATCATGCCCATTGGCTCGCCATTGACCTGCCCATTGGCGAGCAGGCTCGCGAGATCGTCCCGCGGATTTGAACGTCGATCCTCGATGATCCCGACGAAAAGCTGGAACAA
This region includes:
- a CDS encoding acyl-CoA dehydrogenase encodes the protein MSIALGEEHRELARVARAFLNSHEARAESRALLEEPGERLPSFWKEMAELGWMGLHIDEALGGQGFGLPELSIVLEELGFAMAPGPFLPTTLAAALLGECGSESARGAFLPGLADGSLVGAVGLGGDLTFGAEGRLAGSAGLVLGAELAGLLLVCVGDDVALLEPDQSGVSIEYRKNLDPSRRAAAVDCDAVQVPPANVLLGARLALERLARTLSAAEAAGGARACMEMATEYAKVRVQFGRPIGTFGPVKHHCTNMLVATEQATAGAWGAARADLDDEQAELAAAVANCLALPAFVFCAKQNIQVHGGIGYTWEHDAHLYLRRGVALEALMGPVDRAREDVVRLMGRGVRTKATIELPPEADAFRDEVRTFVDSYRKLPEEDKRKAISDSGYLMPHWPRPWGRDAGPIEQLVIEQEFAGVRRPDMGISGWNTLTIAQHGSPEQVERFVRPSMEGEIEFCQLFSEPGAGSDAAAVQTRGVKVDGGWRVSGQKVWTSGAHLCNRGFATVRTNPDAAKHQGISMMVIDMHAEGVEVRPLRQITGHSHFNEVFFDQVFVPDEDVVGPVDQGWVVARSTLGNERVSLGGGTDGGMAGGPDLIALQQKFAGEDPGTAREVGAAQAETESIGLMNLRGVIRAVEGSEPGAEANVTKLLGSEVVQRKGALAARIAGPLSAVREGEEKRLGTWLMATLGATIGGGTSEILRNQIAERLLDLPRDPLIK
- a CDS encoding crotonase/enoyl-CoA hydratase family protein, yielding MSVDEKTEYEQIRYEVEDGRARITLARPDKHNAMTPLLLEELEHALWEADDDCAVHSVVLRGEGASFCSGYDLTALGREKRPGYRTGRSHDDDIWLIERNSRRIRVLWEMHKPSIAQVHGNCLAGGTDLAMACDIVIAADDARIGFPAARTMGTLPSNLWMYHCGPQWAKRLQLTGDLVSGADAEKIGLVLKAVPADVLEDEVEGLADRFSLIDPDLLAANKRITNLSLELMGAQTLQRLAGENDARAHRSQAVRDYGSSIKEHGLKETLRRRDEPFGEGFVRVGKPEGRGALVKDESER
- a CDS encoding cytochrome P450; the protein is MTDINELDLIAPSAYGERGVPHDEWSKLRRLDRLHFCEPPGFDSFYPVVHHEQICEISKQPELFLNRFGIVLESDEQKITLGKEQSFGEMRVIIGMDPPEHREYRKVAAPFFTPRSIKSAEPIVKDSARNLLDGLVERASGGVGECEFANEIAAAHPLRVLSTILGIPQEQEPQILRLTNELFGGDDPDLQREGNDRVQAFDELAKELFQLFVGIIEDRRSNPRDDLASLLANGQVNGEPMGMMETLGYYLITFSAGHDTTKNALAGGLCALAEHPDEFQKLKRNPELIPSAVEEIVRWTSPVNYMKRVVAKDLEFHGQKLRKGDNLVLFYGSANRDESIFEDPFSFRIDRDPNPHLGFGIGEHFCIGSHLARASQGALLNELVRRIDSLELAGTPEQIQSSFVVGLKKLPIRYRVNQNA